One part of the Pirellulales bacterium genome encodes these proteins:
- a CDS encoding DUF2088 domain-containing protein, with translation MTSTLKFGSLGQLQFELPPSVLVADFASPAQTQQHDVLRSIAAAVETPLDFPPIKQAVVPGDHVVLAVASGVPGVTDVVAAVVPALMEGGVAADDITVVQTQADVVAGAIDPRAGLPENFRHRVQLFTHNSGEQTQLSYLAADDRSEPIYLNRRMCEADFVLPIGCLRPSDAIISNGRKSLWNETIYPTFGDSKSIEHWASNGVPQSKGQLAHRHRQIDAVAWQLGVQVTAQVVPAGGGRSLEVLIGSPERVFCDGRELCRQAWQREVPRRARLVVAGIGGGSEQQTWENVGRALEAALSIVSDNGAIVICSELTEPLGPALKHLAAAADTSAAQQRLRKMHSSDAALARLLASELERVSVYLLSAHDEDVVVPLGIAHVSEAAEIGRLVARSESCILLADAQYVVPRVAGEP, from the coding sequence ATGACCTCAACGCTAAAATTCGGCTCCCTGGGCCAATTGCAATTTGAACTACCGCCATCGGTGCTCGTAGCCGACTTTGCTAGTCCCGCGCAGACACAGCAGCACGATGTTTTGAGATCGATCGCGGCAGCAGTGGAGACGCCGCTCGATTTTCCACCGATTAAGCAAGCCGTGGTGCCGGGAGATCATGTTGTTTTGGCGGTGGCTTCCGGGGTGCCAGGGGTGACCGATGTGGTTGCGGCAGTGGTGCCTGCGCTGATGGAAGGGGGCGTGGCAGCGGATGACATCACTGTCGTGCAGACGCAGGCCGATGTGGTTGCCGGAGCGATCGACCCGCGAGCCGGGTTGCCCGAGAATTTTCGCCATCGCGTGCAGCTATTTACGCATAACTCAGGTGAGCAAACGCAACTCAGCTACTTGGCTGCCGATGATCGCTCAGAGCCAATTTATTTGAATCGACGAATGTGCGAGGCAGATTTTGTCCTCCCGATCGGCTGTCTGCGGCCGAGTGACGCGATCATTTCCAACGGCCGCAAGTCCCTTTGGAATGAAACCATTTATCCAACCTTTGGAGATAGCAAGTCGATCGAACATTGGGCGTCCAATGGAGTGCCGCAAAGCAAAGGGCAGTTAGCCCATCGGCATCGACAAATCGATGCAGTCGCGTGGCAACTTGGGGTGCAAGTGACGGCACAAGTAGTACCGGCCGGTGGCGGTCGCTCGCTCGAAGTGCTGATTGGTTCGCCTGAACGAGTGTTTTGCGACGGCCGGGAGTTGTGCCGACAAGCTTGGCAGCGTGAAGTACCGCGACGCGCAAGGTTGGTGGTTGCAGGGATCGGCGGCGGATCCGAGCAGCAGACATGGGAGAATGTCGGCCGGGCGCTAGAGGCCGCGCTAAGTATCGTGTCCGACAACGGCGCGATTGTGATTTGCTCGGAACTGACCGAACCTCTCGGCCCCGCCTTGAAGCACCTTGCCGCGGCGGCGGATACTTCGGCGGCGCAACAACGGCTACGGAAGATGCATTCCAGCGATGCAGCGTTAGCGCGGCTGTTGGCGAGCGAACTGGAACGTGTCTCGGTATATTTGCTTAGCGCGCACGACGAGGATGTTGTCGTGCCGTTGGGCATTGCACATGTCAGTGAGGCGGCGGAAATTGGACGATTGGTAGCGCGGTCCGAATCGTGCATTTTGCTGGCCGATGCACAATATGTAGTACCCAGAGTCGCAGGGGAACCTTAA
- a CDS encoding aminomethyltransferase family protein — MVEPDAEFETQYAALTNGVGLVDLSARTQIELTGADRGKFLHNLCTNAVRDLPVGGGCEAFLLNAKGHVVGHVLSFVGPESIVLEAAPEQSRPLLDHLDRYIIREDVQLHDRSTEWAELLLAGDQADALLTNCDLAAPVARMQHAAASLVGHGVWLRRVDLIGPKDFSIAVRREAFDEVVRALVHAGATRCGWDVFETCRIEQGTPLYGRDIGEENLPQEIDRDRFAISFTKGCYIGQETVARIDSLGHVNRLLRGIRIAAAAAPPSGTDLLSLDKVVGQVTSSCWSPRLKTPLALAYVRRGYHEPGTQLSAVGMEAEVVALPVF; from the coding sequence ATGGTTGAACCAGACGCTGAATTTGAAACGCAATATGCGGCATTGACAAATGGGGTCGGGTTGGTTGATCTGAGTGCGCGCACACAGATCGAACTGACTGGCGCCGATCGCGGGAAGTTTTTGCACAATCTTTGCACGAATGCGGTGCGCGACCTGCCTGTGGGGGGCGGCTGCGAGGCGTTCCTGCTCAATGCCAAAGGGCATGTCGTCGGCCATGTGTTGTCATTCGTTGGACCGGAGTCGATTGTGCTGGAAGCAGCGCCGGAACAGAGTAGGCCGCTGCTGGATCATCTTGATCGGTACATCATTCGGGAAGATGTCCAGCTTCACGATCGTTCGACCGAGTGGGCAGAATTGCTGCTCGCAGGGGATCAGGCCGACGCACTCTTGACAAATTGCGATCTGGCCGCGCCGGTAGCGCGGATGCAACATGCGGCGGCTTCGCTTGTCGGCCACGGGGTTTGGCTGCGACGAGTAGACTTGATTGGCCCGAAAGATTTTTCGATTGCCGTTCGGCGAGAAGCATTCGATGAGGTAGTCCGGGCACTGGTTCACGCGGGCGCGACGCGTTGCGGCTGGGACGTCTTCGAGACTTGTCGCATCGAGCAGGGCACACCGCTTTATGGTCGCGATATCGGCGAGGAAAATCTGCCGCAGGAGATCGATCGTGATCGGTTCGCGATTAGTTTCACAAAAGGCTGCTACATAGGGCAGGAAACGGTGGCGCGAATCGACTCTTTGGGACATGTGAATCGGCTGCTGCGCGGCATCAGGATTGCGGCCGCGGCCGCTCCGCCCAGCGGCACAGATCTGCTCAGCCTCGACAAAGTTGTCGGGCAAGTTACTTCATCGTGTTGGTCGCCGCGTTTGAAGACACCGCTGGCTCTGGCCTATGTGCGGCGGGGGTATCACGAGCCGGGAACGCAGCTGTCGGCCGTGGGAATGGAGGCTGAAGTAGTCGCGCTGCC